From a region of the Aeoliella mucimassa genome:
- a CDS encoding serine hydrolase codes for MTAPPANPTADDYAPVMEKLTEFIKAERKSKRLAAVSIALVDQNHTVWQQGFGTVDTRSRQPVTDSTVYRVGSVSKLFTDMLVVQLAQEGKLDLDADIREYLPEFAPENPYDKPITLRQLMCHRSGIVREPPVGHYFDPTEPTLEATVNSLNETKLVHPPETNTKYSNAAVSVVGRVAEVVGNQPFAELATDRLLVPLGMQHSDFVRTDEIDRLSATGWMWSVHAPRTPAPTFALGTAPAGNLYCTVGDLANFVAMVCNQGKFAGQQIMPAEVIREMLTPAADSTGAHATYGLGFRLSEIEGHRTFGHGGAVYGFSTNVLGLPDDEIGVVVTSAVDCSNGFTSRVCEYAVRLLLAHRAGEPLPECPTSKRLPENMARSLEGPYACNGETLHLLADDNKLYMEKGYQRRELRSLTDNTLVVDDLDGYGPQIKLSDSGELSIDGNTWQRQPDTCPPECPEHFQQYIGIYGWDHNKLYVFERDGQLWALIEWFFYYPLTEVEKDVFAFPAEGGLYEGEQLVFERNEEGEIESVEAACVDFKRLLVGESLQQHFELKPTKPVEELRRMAAAADPPREPRKLREFDLVELDKLAPGIHLDIRYATTRNFMGTPFYTSAHAMMQRPAAEATAAAQEQLEASGYGLLIHDAYRPWVVTKMFWDGTPAHLRRFVADPDYGSRHNRGCAVDLTLYDLQTGEPIDMTSLYDEFSERSYPLYPGGTARQRWHRRLLRNMMEDQGFKVFRYEWWHFDYETWSQYPIGKETFEEILSE; via the coding sequence GTGACAGCTCCACCTGCCAATCCCACTGCCGACGACTACGCCCCGGTGATGGAGAAGCTCACCGAATTCATCAAGGCCGAGCGGAAATCGAAGCGGCTCGCGGCGGTGTCGATCGCTTTGGTCGATCAGAATCACACCGTCTGGCAACAAGGATTCGGTACGGTCGACACCAGAAGCCGGCAACCGGTGACCGATTCGACCGTGTACCGAGTCGGATCGGTGTCGAAACTCTTTACCGACATGCTGGTTGTGCAGCTCGCACAAGAAGGCAAGCTTGATCTCGACGCCGATATCCGCGAGTACCTTCCCGAGTTCGCCCCCGAGAATCCCTACGACAAACCAATCACCCTCCGTCAGTTGATGTGTCACCGGTCGGGCATCGTCCGCGAACCGCCCGTCGGACATTATTTCGATCCTACCGAGCCCACACTCGAAGCGACCGTCAATAGCTTGAATGAGACCAAGCTGGTCCATCCTCCGGAGACTAACACCAAGTACTCCAACGCTGCGGTGTCGGTCGTTGGACGCGTGGCCGAAGTCGTCGGCAATCAGCCATTTGCCGAGTTGGCCACCGACCGGTTGCTTGTCCCACTCGGCATGCAGCACAGCGATTTTGTGCGGACCGACGAAATCGATCGCCTGTCGGCCACCGGCTGGATGTGGTCGGTGCACGCCCCGCGGACGCCTGCCCCCACGTTCGCGCTCGGTACCGCCCCCGCGGGTAACCTGTACTGCACGGTCGGCGATCTGGCTAATTTTGTGGCAATGGTTTGCAACCAAGGCAAGTTCGCCGGCCAGCAAATCATGCCCGCAGAGGTGATTCGCGAGATGCTCACGCCGGCCGCTGATAGTACTGGTGCGCACGCCACGTATGGACTGGGGTTCCGACTGAGCGAAATTGAGGGGCATCGCACCTTTGGCCATGGAGGAGCGGTTTATGGGTTTTCGACCAACGTGCTCGGTCTGCCCGACGACGAGATCGGCGTGGTCGTCACCTCGGCGGTTGATTGCTCCAATGGATTTACCAGTCGTGTTTGTGAGTACGCCGTGCGACTGCTGCTCGCTCACCGCGCCGGCGAACCGTTGCCTGAGTGCCCAACGAGCAAGCGACTGCCAGAAAACATGGCTCGCTCGCTGGAGGGACCTTATGCTTGCAATGGCGAAACCCTGCACCTGCTGGCCGACGATAACAAGCTGTACATGGAAAAGGGATACCAGCGCCGCGAGCTGCGGTCGCTCACCGACAATACTCTGGTAGTCGACGACCTCGATGGCTACGGGCCACAAATCAAGCTCTCGGATTCCGGCGAGCTGTCGATCGATGGCAACACCTGGCAACGCCAGCCCGATACCTGCCCGCCGGAGTGTCCGGAGCATTTTCAGCAGTACATCGGCATCTATGGTTGGGATCATAACAAGCTCTATGTGTTCGAGCGTGACGGGCAGTTGTGGGCGTTGATTGAGTGGTTTTTCTACTACCCACTCACCGAAGTCGAAAAAGACGTGTTCGCGTTCCCGGCCGAGGGAGGACTTTACGAGGGTGAGCAGCTTGTTTTCGAGCGAAACGAGGAGGGGGAGATTGAATCGGTCGAAGCTGCGTGCGTCGACTTCAAACGCTTGCTGGTTGGCGAGAGTCTGCAGCAGCACTTCGAACTGAAGCCAACCAAGCCAGTTGAAGAACTCCGACGGATGGCCGCCGCGGCTGATCCGCCCCGCGAACCTCGCAAACTCCGCGAGTTCGATCTGGTGGAACTCGACAAGCTCGCGCCCGGCATTCATCTCGACATTCGCTACGCAACCACACGCAACTTCATGGGCACGCCGTTCTACACGTCGGCCCATGCAATGATGCAGCGCCCCGCGGCCGAGGCCACTGCGGCCGCACAAGAACAGTTGGAAGCTTCTGGTTACGGGTTGTTGATTCACGACGCGTACCGCCCTTGGGTGGTGACGAAAATGTTCTGGGATGGCACGCCGGCTCATCTGCGCAGGTTCGTCGCCGATCCGGATTACGGCTCGCGACACAACCGTGGCTGTGCGGTTGACCTCACGCTGTATGATCTGCAAACCGGCGAGCCAATCGATATGACGTCGCTCTACGACGAGTTCTCCGAACGCTCGTACCCCCTCTACCCAGGCGGCACCGCCCGCCAGCGATGGCATCGGCGGTTGCTCCGCAACATGATGGAAGACCAAGGCTTTAAAGTCTTCCGCTACGAGTGGTGGCACTTCGACTACGAAACCTGGTCGCAATACCCAATCGGCAAGGAAACATTCGAAGAGATCCTGTCCGAGTAA
- a CDS encoding dipeptide epimerase, which yields MKLNVHRWNLPLKAPFRIAHSVTTHQATLVIELEHEGVRGLGEVGASTYYGHTIESLQQSVESVRSLVEAIEPTSGDDLWNALHSALAHDVFALSALDMACHDLVAKRAEQPWYAMQGLEWNNTVQSSWTIGIDTPEAMLENLQSHPGWSCYKVKLGSPHDMEVMALLRANTDELLRVDANAAWTVDDTLRYAEQLATLGVEFIEQPLPPTATREEHLQVFRNACLPIIADESCCTEEHVEPCLETFHGINVKLCKCGGLTPALRMLRQARRAEATTMVGCMLETSIGISAAAQLLPLLDCADLDGALLLGRDPADGVSIDCGRVTLSPHHGCGADWQP from the coding sequence ATGAAACTGAACGTGCATCGGTGGAATCTTCCGCTCAAAGCCCCGTTTCGAATTGCCCACAGCGTGACCACTCACCAGGCAACGCTGGTTATCGAGTTGGAGCACGAAGGTGTTCGAGGTTTGGGCGAGGTCGGAGCCAGCACCTACTACGGGCATACCATCGAGTCGCTGCAGCAAAGCGTCGAGTCGGTTCGCAGTCTTGTAGAAGCCATCGAGCCTACCTCTGGCGACGACCTGTGGAACGCTTTGCACTCGGCGCTCGCGCATGATGTTTTCGCCCTCTCGGCGCTCGACATGGCGTGTCACGATCTGGTCGCCAAGCGAGCTGAGCAGCCTTGGTACGCGATGCAAGGTCTCGAGTGGAACAACACAGTTCAGTCGAGTTGGACCATCGGCATCGACACGCCGGAGGCCATGCTCGAGAACTTGCAATCGCATCCTGGCTGGTCGTGCTACAAGGTAAAGCTCGGTTCTCCACACGACATGGAAGTAATGGCCCTGCTGCGGGCGAATACCGACGAGTTGCTGCGGGTCGACGCGAACGCCGCCTGGACCGTGGACGATACGCTTCGCTACGCGGAGCAGCTTGCCACGTTGGGAGTCGAATTCATCGAGCAGCCGCTGCCGCCAACTGCGACGAGGGAAGAACATTTGCAGGTGTTTCGCAACGCCTGCTTGCCGATCATCGCCGACGAAAGCTGTTGTACCGAGGAGCATGTGGAACCTTGTTTGGAGACTTTTCACGGGATAAATGTTAAGCTCTGTAAGTGTGGTGGGCTTACTCCGGCGCTTCGCATGCTTCGGCAAGCACGTCGGGCGGAGGCGACCACGATGGTGGGCTGCATGCTGGAGACCTCCATCGGCATCTCGGCCGCGGCGCAGTTGCTGCCGCTGCTCGACTGTGCCGACCTCGACGGGGCGCTGTTGCTTGGGCGGGACCCCGCGGACGGTGTGAGCATTGATTGCGGGCGAGTCACTTTGTCGCCCCACCATGGTTGCGGTGCCGATTGGCAGCCGTGA
- a CDS encoding DUF1611 domain-containing protein codes for MAQLRTDLPIGDHKPLHARLIPKVVDDSPIDLLQYQRIVIVTDGASRSGAAKTATGLLRYRPQHIAAVLDRSEAGNTAQQVFGTGGDVPIVSSAQQIADADAMFIGIAPAGGKLPESWKPVLTEALENGVDIVSGLHEFLVDDPQLTETATRHGTKLIDVRRNRFKSVASCAEFPASNLRVHTVGHDCAVGKMVVSLEVQRELQNRGRDARFLATGQTGIMIAGRGVPVDCVVADFVSGAVEQLVVSHQQHEFVLVEGQGSLTHPSFSGVTLGLLHGCAPQGLIMCYEAGRRSVHELAHVPLHSLRDLISIYESMANARHPAKVIGVAANCRNLDDQAAEYEVARVQDELGLPACDVFRQGAGKLADAVEQLKLELTR; via the coding sequence ATGGCCCAACTTCGTACCGATCTGCCGATCGGCGATCATAAACCACTGCATGCACGACTCATTCCGAAGGTCGTGGACGACTCGCCGATCGATTTGTTGCAATACCAGCGAATCGTGATTGTTACCGATGGAGCTTCGCGCTCGGGAGCAGCGAAAACCGCGACCGGCTTGTTGCGTTACCGCCCACAGCACATCGCTGCAGTGCTCGACCGTAGCGAAGCAGGCAATACCGCTCAGCAGGTGTTTGGCACCGGTGGCGATGTGCCGATCGTGAGCAGCGCGCAGCAGATCGCCGACGCAGATGCCATGTTCATCGGCATCGCACCCGCGGGTGGCAAGCTGCCTGAGTCGTGGAAGCCGGTGCTCACCGAAGCCCTCGAAAATGGGGTCGATATTGTCTCGGGGCTGCATGAGTTCCTCGTCGACGATCCTCAGTTGACGGAGACGGCAACAAGGCATGGCACCAAGTTGATCGACGTCCGCCGGAATCGTTTCAAGAGCGTTGCCAGCTGTGCAGAGTTTCCCGCCAGCAACCTGCGGGTGCATACCGTGGGGCACGACTGTGCGGTCGGCAAGATGGTAGTCTCTCTCGAAGTACAGCGCGAACTGCAAAATCGTGGGCGCGATGCCCGCTTTCTGGCCACTGGGCAAACGGGAATCATGATCGCCGGGCGCGGGGTGCCGGTCGATTGCGTGGTGGCCGACTTCGTGTCGGGGGCGGTCGAACAGTTGGTCGTCAGTCATCAGCAACACGAGTTTGTGCTCGTCGAAGGGCAGGGCTCGCTGACGCACCCTAGTTTCTCGGGGGTCACCTTGGGCTTGTTGCATGGGTGTGCTCCTCAGGGACTCATCATGTGCTACGAGGCTGGGCGTCGATCGGTGCATGAACTGGCGCATGTTCCACTTCATTCTTTACGGGATTTAATTAGTATTTACGAGTCGATGGCCAACGCTCGTCACCCAGCCAAAGTGATTGGCGTCGCGGCCAACTGTCGGAATCTTGACGATCAGGCCGCCGAGTACGAAGTCGCGCGGGTTCAGGACGAATTGGGTTTGCCGGCTTGCGATGTGTTTCGCCAAGGGGCAGGGAAACTCGCTGATGCAGTCGAACAATTAAAACTCGAGCTGACGCGATGA
- a CDS encoding DUF1559 family PulG-like putative transporter produces MLKQYSYQTKVKPGFTLVELLVVIAIIGILVALILPAVQAAREAARRTQCINQLKQFGLAALNHESSHGYLPTGGWGWRWAGDPDAGYGIEQPGGWYFNVLEYLESGTLRNLGSDGNAKVISTEQLNFSGQRVSTPVPEFVCPSRRGASVYPYIHSSAYFNVTRPEYVGRNDYAANGGSIFPPDGMWEGPAPVGNQMPDIREMKNLFYEYTTPFAIKQGRGVKDPGNGPILALSTTRLARIVDGTSLTILFGEKHIPFGEYDTSNTAGNDQGWDLGYDIDIQRWTTHPPQSDSETEQVDVYSVFGSSHPGGCQYVNCDGSVVTITYDVDEIAYRALGSINGEEIVDQAAF; encoded by the coding sequence GTGTTAAAACAGTATTCCTATCAAACGAAAGTGAAACCAGGATTCACACTGGTAGAGTTGCTGGTGGTGATCGCCATCATTGGCATTCTCGTTGCACTTATTCTGCCGGCCGTGCAAGCCGCACGAGAGGCCGCTCGACGAACTCAGTGCATCAATCAACTCAAGCAGTTTGGTCTAGCGGCTTTGAACCACGAGTCGTCGCACGGCTATTTGCCTACCGGTGGTTGGGGCTGGCGGTGGGCGGGAGATCCTGACGCGGGATATGGCATAGAGCAACCAGGCGGCTGGTACTTCAACGTGTTGGAGTATCTCGAAAGCGGTACCCTTCGCAATTTGGGTTCCGACGGCAATGCTAAGGTGATTTCGACCGAGCAGTTGAATTTCAGCGGCCAGCGAGTATCGACACCGGTGCCAGAGTTTGTTTGTCCATCGCGTCGGGGAGCAAGTGTGTATCCCTATATTCACTCGAGCGCCTACTTCAACGTCACCCGCCCTGAGTATGTTGGCCGCAACGACTACGCGGCCAACGGCGGTAGCATCTTCCCACCCGATGGTATGTGGGAAGGGCCTGCACCAGTTGGCAACCAGATGCCTGACATTCGCGAAATGAAGAACCTGTTCTACGAATACACTACACCATTTGCCATCAAGCAAGGGCGTGGTGTCAAAGACCCGGGCAATGGTCCGATTCTGGCGCTTAGCACCACTCGGCTGGCACGCATCGTAGATGGCACTTCGTTGACGATCCTGTTTGGCGAGAAGCACATCCCGTTCGGCGAGTACGATACTTCGAACACGGCCGGCAATGATCAAGGTTGGGACCTCGGATACGACATCGATATCCAGCGATGGACCACTCACCCACCGCAATCCGACTCCGAAACCGAGCAAGTCGATGTGTACTCGGTATTCGGAAGCAGTCACCCGGGTGGGTGTCAGTACGTAAATTGCGATGGCTCGGTGGTCACCATAACTTACGATGTCGACGAAATCGCCTATCGCGCGCTCGGCAGTATCAATGGTGAGGAAATCGTCGATCAGGCCGCATTCTAA
- a CDS encoding PEP-CTERM sorting domain-containing protein (PEP-CTERM proteins occur, often in large numbers, in the proteomes of bacteria that also encode an exosortase, a predicted intramembrane cysteine proteinase. The presence of a PEP-CTERM domain at a protein's C-terminus predicts cleavage within the sorting domain, followed by covalent anchoring to some some component of the (usually Gram-negative) cell surface. Many PEP-CTERM proteins exhibit an unusual sequence composition that includes large numbers of potential glycosylation sites. Expression of one such protein has been shown restore the ability of a bacterium to form floc, a type of biofilm.), with product MELVNKALRNNQAKYRLWGPGNYDFSSPTDEFVVPLADSPIDAPWVRTAFRSNPDDGVLNAADNLVIATLPTDVGLTSTVDVEVDRTTGTVTIASSSTQANVVGYTMTSSSGSLDPVGWTPIAGNYDAAGDGSVDDTNWQVMSNSIGGLVEMTVPPNAVDGASLGGSTIDLGNAWIPSPFEDVEISLMVNDGGQVKEILGIVTFTGSRELADLSGDGVVDVDDWTAFKSGQNATAGLSFGQAYRVGDMDGDLDHDLEDFRLFQNAYDEANGLGAFDAMLAGVAVPEPSSVVLLGSLLAIGVAARRSRVRVLLLALCFTFGLAISTQAETYVKDSFTYEGSGSGWRAGDIWNIVEDDTSLSTPGYDAFRITETPIDPFDSGQVYIAFDMEVTTLDGWGGLAFFEEDDLTGQGYGAETLFIGQPFGQSNLGISLNQGDLLMSSVSALPEGTMHRMVVGIDFDDDGNEPFQDIYSLWVDNDDIENPSASLTIENSPILNSWKAVRIAGSTSFATDNLVITDNADEAFAKPLQLQVDPVNGTATVVNPNNMELTIDSYSLVSESASINLGGAAGDYNADGEVNLADYTVWRDNLGADAGALPNDPHNGVIGMDQYDTWKANFGTSGGTGNGWLPIAEQSLPGVSTGTSDGSGWEIGSNPSSSEVSEYFLLGETTVAAGGSITLGQAFDTSGTDDLVFTYQINGERYIGGKVSLTGSLAATTVPEPSTLGLAVLMLVGFAQQVRCRV from the coding sequence GTGGAGTTAGTCAACAAGGCCCTTCGCAACAATCAAGCGAAGTATCGCCTGTGGGGTCCTGGCAATTACGACTTTAGCTCGCCAACTGACGAGTTCGTGGTACCTCTTGCCGACTCTCCGATCGACGCTCCTTGGGTCCGCACCGCGTTTCGTTCGAATCCCGATGATGGAGTGCTGAACGCGGCCGACAATCTGGTGATCGCTACGTTGCCGACAGACGTTGGGTTGACCTCCACGGTGGATGTCGAGGTCGATCGCACCACTGGCACGGTGACCATAGCCAGTTCGTCGACCCAAGCGAACGTGGTTGGTTACACGATGACTTCTTCCTCGGGTTCGCTCGATCCTGTGGGATGGACTCCGATTGCTGGCAATTACGACGCCGCCGGGGATGGTTCGGTAGACGACACAAACTGGCAAGTCATGTCCAATTCGATTGGAGGACTCGTCGAGATGACTGTTCCTCCCAATGCAGTAGACGGCGCAAGCCTTGGCGGTTCGACCATCGACCTCGGCAACGCCTGGATTCCGTCGCCTTTTGAAGACGTCGAAATCTCGTTGATGGTTAACGACGGTGGGCAAGTCAAGGAAATCTTGGGCATTGTCACTTTCACCGGCTCTCGTGAACTGGCCGACCTCAGCGGCGACGGCGTTGTCGACGTCGACGACTGGACCGCTTTCAAGTCGGGACAAAACGCGACTGCCGGCCTGAGCTTCGGGCAGGCGTATCGGGTCGGCGATATGGATGGTGATCTCGATCATGATCTCGAAGATTTCCGACTCTTCCAAAATGCGTATGACGAAGCAAACGGGCTGGGGGCCTTTGATGCCATGCTGGCAGGGGTGGCGGTTCCCGAGCCCTCTTCGGTGGTGTTGTTAGGATCTCTTCTCGCAATCGGCGTTGCCGCGCGTCGGAGTCGTGTGCGAGTGTTGCTGCTAGCTTTGTGCTTCACGTTTGGCCTTGCGATTTCGACCCAAGCCGAAACCTACGTGAAGGACTCCTTCACCTACGAAGGTTCGGGCAGTGGTTGGCGAGCTGGAGATATCTGGAATATCGTGGAAGACGATACTTCGCTCTCGACACCTGGCTACGACGCATTTCGAATCACAGAAACTCCGATCGATCCTTTCGATAGCGGGCAAGTTTATATCGCATTCGATATGGAGGTCACCACCCTTGATGGTTGGGGAGGTTTGGCATTTTTCGAAGAAGATGATTTAACTGGACAAGGATATGGAGCTGAGACGCTGTTTATTGGTCAGCCGTTTGGGCAATCGAACCTGGGCATTAGCCTGAATCAAGGTGATCTACTAATGAGTTCGGTCTCGGCTCTTCCCGAGGGAACGATGCATCGCATGGTTGTTGGTATCGATTTCGACGACGATGGCAATGAACCTTTCCAAGATATATACAGTCTGTGGGTGGACAATGATGATATCGAGAATCCTTCTGCTTCATTGACGATTGAAAATAGTCCGATTCTTAATTCGTGGAAGGCAGTCCGCATTGCAGGTTCTACGAGTTTTGCAACCGACAACTTGGTTATCACCGATAACGCCGACGAGGCGTTTGCCAAGCCGCTGCAGTTGCAGGTCGACCCCGTTAACGGAACCGCAACTGTCGTGAATCCAAACAACATGGAACTTACCATAGACTCTTACTCCTTGGTTAGTGAATCTGCTTCCATCAATCTGGGCGGTGCGGCTGGCGACTACAACGCTGATGGCGAAGTCAATCTCGCCGACTACACGGTATGGCGCGACAACCTAGGCGCCGATGCGGGTGCTTTACCGAATGACCCCCACAACGGTGTGATTGGGATGGACCAGTACGACACCTGGAAGGCGAATTTTGGCACATCTGGTGGCACCGGCAACGGATGGTTGCCGATCGCCGAGCAATCACTCCCAGGCGTTTCCACCGGTACTAGCGATGGATCTGGATGGGAGATCGGCAGCAACCCGAGCAGCAGTGAGGTCAGTGAGTACTTCCTCCTCGGTGAAACCACGGTAGCAGCGGGTGGATCAATCACGCTGGGCCAAGCGTTCGACACATCGGGTACCGACGATTTGGTTTTTACGTACCAGATCAACGGCGAACGATACATAGGGGGGAAGGTCTCGCTGACTGGTTCGTTAGCAGCAACCACGGTTCCGGAACCCTCAACTCTAGGACTGGCCGTGCTAATGCTTGTCGGTTTCGCGCAACAAGTACGCTGCCGAGTGTAG
- a CDS encoding IS5 family transposase produces the protein MATKEKRTYKVTNWKEYNKSLIERGNITIWFSDEALENWEHPNDQTKVGRPFVFSDTAIECLLTIRELLKLPYRQTEGFGRSLVAMLGVEAAIPNYSSLAKRASKLNVSLDIANKRGDIDIVVDSTGMKVFGEGEWKMRTHGKSKRRTWRKLHLSVNPDTREIVAEILTENSCHDADAVPEMLEQVEQPVKKFHGDGSYDKWKVYEGLESEGIEPVIPPQHNAKIKQHGNSAEEPLPRDEAIRQIRRKGRRSWKEEVGYHRRSLAETTMYRVKQSFGSHLKNRVFENQQTEARLRCKIINQFTQLGLPQFEWS, from the coding sequence ATGGCTACGAAAGAAAAACGAACCTACAAAGTCACGAACTGGAAGGAGTATAACAAGTCGCTCATCGAGCGTGGAAACATCACTATTTGGTTTAGCGACGAGGCGTTGGAGAACTGGGAACATCCTAACGACCAGACAAAAGTCGGTCGCCCTTTTGTCTTCAGCGATACGGCGATCGAGTGCTTGCTGACGATTCGCGAACTGCTGAAACTTCCCTATCGGCAGACTGAGGGATTCGGCCGCTCGCTGGTGGCGATGTTGGGCGTCGAGGCAGCGATTCCCAATTATTCTTCGCTCGCCAAGCGAGCCAGCAAGCTGAATGTTTCGCTCGATATCGCTAACAAGAGGGGCGACATCGATATCGTGGTGGATAGCACCGGCATGAAAGTGTTTGGCGAGGGCGAATGGAAGATGCGGACGCATGGCAAGTCGAAGCGGCGGACATGGCGGAAGCTGCATTTGTCGGTGAATCCTGACACCCGCGAGATTGTGGCGGAGATTTTGACCGAGAACAGTTGCCACGATGCCGATGCGGTTCCCGAAATGCTGGAGCAGGTGGAGCAGCCCGTAAAAAAGTTTCACGGCGACGGTAGTTACGACAAGTGGAAGGTTTATGAAGGGCTGGAATCCGAAGGCATTGAGCCGGTGATTCCGCCGCAGCACAACGCCAAGATCAAACAACATGGCAACTCTGCGGAGGAGCCTTTGCCCCGGGACGAGGCAATTCGTCAGATTCGACGCAAGGGGCGTAGGAGTTGGAAAGAGGAAGTGGGCTATCATCGTAGAAGCTTGGCGGAAACGACCATGTACCGAGTGAAACAAAGCTTTGGGAGCCATCTCAAAAACCGAGTATTCGAAAACCAACAAACGGAAGCCCGCTTGCGCTGTAAAATCATCAATCAATTCACCCAACTCGGGCTTCCACAGTTCGAGTGGAGTTAG
- a CDS encoding AraC family transcriptional regulator, with amino-acid sequence MLDKKNSHVVQIAVLVDIDDSWGRGIVEAVARYAVGVSWQLLIAPRDSQGRLRLPKGSQLDGMIVSMREQSMLAHVKQASIPTVNVSGMFLDEPWAGHVATDDTARAKMAMEHFRSRLLENFASYAPQIGRYSASREGEWCRILAEAGFECHRYAPRRNSSRTKWLDDRDRVASWLESLPKPVGVFAADPYPARQLVEVCSWKGIDVPGEVAVLSGDEDDLLCQSVTPEISSIELAYHRIGLESAKLLTRIMNSGKTPRKTRYIKPLSIRLRRSTDMMSINDPVVSECVKLIWQLPPDQVEVHKLVRMVHISRRSLEQRFQQALGRTPAREIRRMRLEKARQLLLSTTLSIASIADQCGFSSGPYLSRVFRHQFGVNPSDLRIGR; translated from the coding sequence ATGTTGGACAAGAAGAATTCTCACGTCGTGCAGATTGCGGTGCTGGTTGATATCGACGACTCCTGGGGGCGCGGGATTGTCGAAGCAGTGGCTCGCTACGCGGTAGGCGTCTCTTGGCAATTGCTCATCGCTCCGCGCGACTCGCAAGGCCGGCTCCGCTTGCCCAAAGGCTCGCAACTCGATGGCATGATTGTTTCGATGCGCGAACAATCGATGCTTGCACATGTGAAGCAAGCCAGCATTCCGACAGTGAATGTGTCGGGTATGTTTCTCGACGAGCCCTGGGCTGGTCACGTTGCGACCGACGACACCGCGCGGGCCAAGATGGCGATGGAGCATTTCCGAAGCCGGTTGTTGGAGAACTTTGCGAGCTACGCCCCTCAGATTGGTCGCTATAGCGCTAGCCGCGAGGGAGAGTGGTGTCGCATTCTGGCCGAGGCTGGATTTGAATGTCATCGGTATGCTCCGCGCAGGAACTCTTCAAGAACAAAGTGGTTGGATGATCGTGATCGTGTTGCGAGTTGGTTAGAGTCGTTACCAAAGCCTGTGGGGGTGTTTGCGGCCGATCCTTATCCAGCACGGCAGTTGGTGGAAGTTTGTAGTTGGAAGGGCATCGATGTTCCTGGCGAAGTTGCTGTACTTTCGGGCGACGAAGACGACTTGCTCTGCCAGTCGGTTACGCCAGAGATCTCGAGCATCGAGTTGGCGTATCATCGAATTGGTCTCGAATCGGCAAAGCTCCTCACCCGGATCATGAACTCAGGTAAGACGCCGCGGAAGACTCGCTATATCAAGCCATTAAGCATTCGACTTCGGCGTTCTACCGATATGATGTCGATCAATGATCCGGTCGTATCGGAATGCGTAAAGTTGATTTGGCAACTCCCGCCCGATCAGGTGGAAGTGCACAAGCTTGTCCGCATGGTTCATATATCACGAAGATCCTTAGAGCAGCGTTTTCAACAAGCACTTGGTAGAACTCCCGCGCGGGAGATTCGCCGTATGCGACTCGAGAAAGCAAGACAGCTTTTACTATCGACAACGCTAAGCATCGCCAGCATCGCCGATCAGTGTGGCTTCTCCAGTGGACCCTATTTATCACGAGTGTTTCGGCATCAATTCGGGGTGAATCCGAGCGACCTACGCATCGGTCGCTAG
- a CDS encoding glycine cleavage system protein H codes for MPIDPSKTVYYRRGRFTTRLPKEYFFTPSHYWIEQTGDDTFRVGLTRFATRMLGDFVEIHFDTHPEDKIEEGQTIGWVEGFKALADIYCIASGTFVGRNPSIDSDPQQVDNDPYDRGWLFSYNGSMPGTVLTTDEYIALLDSTIDKMLAEQQQQEDKSC; via the coding sequence ATGCCCATTGATCCGTCGAAAACGGTTTACTACCGCCGAGGACGTTTTACGACGCGACTCCCCAAAGAGTATTTTTTTACTCCATCGCATTATTGGATCGAACAAACCGGCGATGATACCTTTCGGGTTGGCTTAACCCGTTTTGCTACTAGGATGTTAGGAGATTTTGTCGAGATTCATTTCGACACGCATCCTGAAGACAAAATTGAGGAAGGACAGACCATCGGCTGGGTTGAGGGGTTTAAGGCTTTAGCAGACATCTACTGTATCGCTTCAGGAACCTTCGTCGGTCGCAATCCATCAATCGATAGTGATCCTCAGCAAGTGGACAACGATCCGTACGACCGTGGTTGGCTGTTTTCCTATAATGGGAGCATGCCTGGCACAGTGCTGACGACCGATGAATATATTGCATTGCTAGACTCCACCATCGATAAAATGCTCGCCGAGCAACAGCAGCAAGAGGATAAATCATGCTAA